The Drechmeria coniospora strain ARSEF 6962 chromosome 02, whole genome shotgun sequence genome has a segment encoding these proteins:
- a CDS encoding malate dehydrogenase, whose amino-acid sequence MPKPTSRFDHLLLSTSGPVDCALTGEAVLGSPFFNKGSAFPLDERKLFNLCGLLPHNVHSLDTQVQRAHEQYIERADDLDKNTFLTSLKEQNEVLYYKPVDEIPADETQLLQCNLKSMFSVVYTPTEGDAIQNYSRLFRRPEGCFLNINDEDRVLHDLAQWGESEDIDYIVVTDGEEILGIGDQGVGGILISIAKLVLATLCAGVHPNRCLPVVLDCGTDNPQHLKDELYLGLRQRRIRGPRYDSFVDTFVQAARKLYPKAYIHFEDFGLHNARRLLDLYRPSMACFNDDIQGTGCVTLAAIMSALKVTGQSLGDVRMVVFGAGSAGAGIAAQVRDAIATEDGLSHEEASEKIWLIDKPGLLTTATESSDAQRSFLKDASAWREKHTDLLTVVLHVRPNVLIGTSTVPAAFTHEIVQAMAQSCARPIIFPLSNPTRLHEATPANLLAWTHGKALVATGSPFDPVRGPWGPGGEEVTIEVAECNNSVVFPGIGLGCILSRATRLTDKMLVAAVEGVASLSPALKDPTAPLLPDVEAAREVSVRVARAVVQVAVEEGVATEDGIPADKEDLDDWIRAQMWEPTYRPLRLVEMENATRAARGELRKAGTARRGGRP is encoded by the exons ATGCCCAAGCCAACATCACGGTTCGACCACCTTCTCTTGAGTACCAGCGGTCCCGTCGACTGCGCCCTTACCGGCGAGGCTGTCCTCGGCTCGCCATTCTTCAACAAGGGATCCGCCTTTCCTCTCGACGAGCGAAAGCTCTTCAACCTCTGCGGCCTGCTGCCGCACAATGTCCATTCCCTCGACACCCAAGTCCAGCGCGCACATGAGCAGTACATCGAGCGAGCCGATGACCTCGACAAGAATACATTTCTGACCTCGCTAAAGGAGCAGAACGAGGTGCTGTATTACAAG CCAGTCGACGAGATACCGGCTGACGAAACACAGTTGCTGCAATGTAACCTCAAGTCCATGTTCAGCGTCGTTTATACTCCCACCGAAGGCGATGCCATTCAAAACTACTCGAGGCTTTTCCGCCGACCCGAGGGCTGCTTCTTGAACATCAACGACGAGGATCGCGTGCTGCATGATTTGGCGCAATGGGGGGAGTCGGAGGACATCGACTACATTGTCGTTACCG acggcgaggagattctcggcatcggcgaccagggcgtcggcggcatcctcatctccatcgccaaactcgtcctcgccaccctgTGCGCTGGCGTCCACCCAAACCGCTGcctgcccgtcgtcctcgactgCGGCACCGACAACCCCCAACATTTGAAAGACGAGCTCTATCTCGGCTTGCGGCAAAGGCGAATCCGTGGACCGCGCTACGACAGCTTTGTCGATACCTTTGTCCAGGCCGCCCGCAAGCTGTACCCCAAGGCCTACATCCACTTTGAGGACTTTGGACTGCATAACG CCCGGCGGCTGCTGGACCTATACCGCCCTAGCATGGCATGCTTCAACGATGACATCCAAGGGACAGGCTGcgtcaccctcgccgccatcatgtCTGCTCTGAAAGTCACAGGCCAAAGTCTTGGTGACGTGCGCATGGTCGTTTTTGGAGCTGGCAGTGCCGGCGCTGGCATTGCGGCCCAGGTTCGAGATGCCATCGCGACCGAGGACGGTTTGAGCCACGAAGAAGCCTCTGAGAAAATATG GTTGATTGACAAGCCAGGCCTCCTCACCACCGCTACCGAAAGCTCGGACGCGCAGCGATCTTTCCTCAAGGATGCATCCGCCTGGCGCGAAAAGCATACCGACCTCCTCACCGTCGTACTACACGTCCGTCCAAACGTCCTCATCGGCACATCCACCGTGCCGGCCGCTTTTACGCACGAGATTGTCCAGGCCATGGCCCAATCCTGCGCGCGACCCATCATATTCCCCCTTTCCAATCCCACCCGGTTGCACGAAGCGACGCCCGCCAACCTCCTCGCCTGGACGCACGGCAAGGCGCTCGTCGCCACGGGCTCGCCCTTTGACCCCGTCCGCGGTCCGTGGGGCCCCGGGGGCGAGGAAGTGACCATCGAGGTCGCCGAGTGTAACAACTCGGTCGTGTTCCCGGGCATCGGGCTCGGTTGCATCCTCTCGCGCGCGACCCGGTTGACGGACAAGATGCTTGTCGCTGCCGTTGAGGGCGTCGCCTCCCTCAGTCCGGCTCTCAAAGATCCGACGGCTCCATTGCTGCCGGATGTCGAGGCCGCGAGGGAGGTGAGCGTACGGGTCGCCCGCGCCGTGGTTcaagtcgccgtcgaggaaggcgtcgcgaccgaggacggcatTCCGGCCGACAAGGAGGACCTAGACGACTGGATTCGGGCCCAGATGTGGGAGCCCACCTACCGGccgctccgcctcgtcgagatggaAAATGCGACGCGAGCGGCGAGGGGGGAGTTGCGCAAGGCCGGCACcgcgcgacgaggcggtCGCCCGTAG
- a CDS encoding serine protease protn gives MVNLKNIAVAATTLLAYAGAAPFVSETGEFKTSAKTSKVIPGKYIITLKDGLQARDLDSHLDWVNGVHKRGLSASQFKGVERTYNGKHINFRGYAGHFDQATVAEIRKNPDVALVEADQVWELAFIDPAEEVVGIQQKRDLTTQTGAPWGLGTVSHRSKGSTDYVYDTNAGAGTFAYVVDTGIVTTHEEFEGRAEAAFTAFPNDANVDTFGHGTHVAGTIAGKTFGVAKKAKIQAVKVFQGSSSATSIILAGYNWAVEDIIAKGRTGSAAINLSLGGPKSVSFNNVVDAASKKGVLSIIAAGNESQDASRVSPASAESAVTVGALTKDWTMSYFSNWGTVLDIFAPGSDVNSAWIGSNSATKSISGTSMATPHVVGLALTAMSVDGVQGVDAVTKHLTGHGTKDKITGNIRGSPNVIGNNNRAGQ, from the exons ATGGTCAACTTGAAGAACATCGCGGTCGCCGCCACGACCCTCCTCGCCTACGCCGGCGCCGCACCATTCGTATCGGAGACGGGCGAGTTCAAGACGTCTGCGAAGACGAGCAAGGTGATTCCCGGAAAGTACATCATCACTCTCAAGGATGGCCTGCAGGCTCGCGACCTCGACTCTCACCTCGACTGGGTGAACGGCGTCCACAAGCGCGGCCTCTCGGCCAGCCAGTTCAAGGGTGTCGAGCGAACCTACAACGGCAAGCACATCAACTTCCGTGGCTACGCCGGTCACTTTGACCAGGCCACCGTTGCCGAGATCCGCAAGAACCCCGAC gtcgctctcgtcgaggcggacCAGGTCTGGGAACTGGCCTTTATCGACCCCGCCGAGGAAGTTGTTGGCATCCAGCAGAAGCGGGATCTGACGACCCAGACCGGCGCCCCCTGGGGCCTCGGAACGGTCTCGCATCGAAGCAAGGGCTCGACCGACTACGTCTACGACAccaacgccggcgccggcacctttgcctacgtcgtcgacaccggCATCGTGACGACGCACGAGGAGTTTGAGGGCCgtgccgaggccgccttcACGGCCTTCCCCAACGACGCCAACGTCGACACCTTCGGCCACGGCACCCACGTGGCCGGCACCATCGCCGGAAAGACGTTTGGCGTTGCGAAGAAGGCCAAGATCCAGGCCGTCAAGGTCTTCCAgggctcctcctcggccacgtccaTCATCCTTGCCGGCTACAactgggccgtcgaggacatcATCGCCAAGGGCCGGACCGGGTCGGCCGCCATCAACCTCTCCCTCGGAGGCCCCAAGTCGGTTTCCTTCAacaacgtcgtcgacgcggcctCGAAGAAGGGTGTCCTgtccatcatcgccgccggcaacgaGTCCCAGGACGCCTCGAGGGTTTCGCCCGCTTCGGCTGAGAGCGCCGTGACGGTTGGTGCTCTGACCAAGGATTGGACCATGTCCTACTTCTCCAACTGGGGCACCGTCCTCGACATCTTCGCGCCCGGCTCCGACGTCAACTCGGCCTGGATCGGCAGCAACTCGGCGACCAAGAGCATCTCGGGCACCTCGATGGCGACCCcccacgtcgtcggccttgcccTCACCGCCATGtccgtcgatggcgtccaaggcgtcgatgccgtgaCCAAGCACCTTACGGGCCACGGCACGAAGGACAAGATTACCGGAAACATCCGTGGCTCGCCCAACGTCATCGGCAACAACAACCGAGCTGGACAGTAA